A single genomic interval of Bacteroidota bacterium harbors:
- the pfkA gene encoding 6-phosphofructokinase, whose amino-acid sequence MQKVIKKIALLTSGGDAPGMNAAIRAVVRTAIYHDLEVVGIMHGYDGLINDEFIKLQASSVANIIQRGGTILKTARSARFMTDEGMDLAFNNFKKHNVDALITVGGDGTFRGAKVFGDKYKFSIVGIPGTIDNDLVGTDLAIGYDTAINTVVDAVDKIRDTAESHDRLFFVEVMGRDAGLIALRSGIAAGAEAILMPETLTNIDILVDKLKNVKRKKSSKIIIVAEGDEAGGAFEIAKKVTDKVKGYDARITILGHIQRGGAPTCMDRVNASRLGHEAVLALINGKRDLMVGVVNKKIEYTPFEKAVKHIQKMDPDLVKMLEVLSL is encoded by the coding sequence ATGCAAAAAGTGATCAAAAAAATAGCCTTACTTACCTCTGGCGGTGATGCTCCGGGGATGAATGCCGCTATACGTGCAGTTGTACGTACCGCGATATACCACGACCTTGAAGTTGTTGGTATTATGCATGGGTACGATGGGTTAATAAACGACGAGTTTATTAAGCTACAGGCATCATCGGTTGCCAATATAATTCAACGAGGCGGGACCATTTTAAAAACAGCCCGCAGCGCCCGTTTTATGACGGACGAAGGGATGGATCTTGCGTTCAACAATTTTAAAAAACATAACGTAGATGCCTTAATAACCGTTGGCGGTGATGGTACCTTCAGGGGGGCCAAAGTATTTGGCGATAAGTACAAATTCAGCATAGTAGGCATCCCGGGAACAATTGATAATGACCTGGTCGGAACTGATCTTGCTATTGGGTATGATACTGCTATTAATACAGTAGTTGATGCCGTTGATAAGATACGTGATACAGCCGAATCCCACGATCGGCTGTTCTTTGTAGAGGTAATGGGGCGTGACGCCGGCCTGATTGCTTTGAGGAGCGGTATAGCCGCCGGGGCTGAAGCTATATTAATGCCTGAAACTCTCACAAATATTGATATTTTGGTTGATAAACTAAAAAATGTCAAACGTAAAAAATCATCCAAAATAATTATTGTAGCGGAGGGAGACGAAGCAGGAGGAGCATTTGAGATCGCGAAGAAGGTAACCGACAAGGTGAAAGGATATGACGCGCGTATTACTATTCTTGGTCATATTCAGCGGGGCGGAGCTCCAACCTGTATGGATAGGGTAAATGCCAGCCGCTTAGGTCATGAAGCGGTATTGGCTTTGATAAATGGAAAGCGCGACCTCATGGTTGGTGTGGTGAATAAAAAGATTGAGTACACTCCTTTTGAAAAGGCCGTTAAGCATATTCAAAAGATGGATCCCGACCTGGTAAAAATGTTAGAAGTATTGTCATTATAA
- a CDS encoding pyrroline-5-carboxylate reductase yields MKLTIVGCGNMGLIYARAFLKYDIVSSADLILAEKNEERKQELKKLAIGKVTVINDKEIGESDIIIISVKPQDFNELSSGLKSVISPKSIIISIMAGINISFIEKALGTGNVVRAMPNSPAEIGLGMTAYSASKTLSMEQVHKAENLLSTTGRTVFFENEGLLDAVTALSGSGPAYFFYLVKYMIDAGKQMGFDEGVSAMLVKQTMLGAFHLINVGNKSLDDMIKAVSSKGGTTEAAFTVFNDNRVGENLARGILRAEQRAKELSKK; encoded by the coding sequence ATGAAACTTACAATTGTTGGCTGCGGGAATATGGGGCTTATTTATGCAAGGGCCTTCCTGAAATACGATATTGTATCATCCGCAGATCTTATTCTTGCGGAGAAGAATGAGGAACGAAAACAGGAGCTTAAAAAACTGGCTATAGGTAAAGTGACAGTTATAAATGACAAGGAGATCGGTGAGAGTGATATCATTATAATTTCCGTCAAGCCCCAGGATTTTAACGAATTAAGTTCTGGTCTTAAAAGTGTCATTAGTCCGAAGAGTATAATTATTTCGATCATGGCTGGAATCAATATATCCTTTATTGAAAAGGCCTTGGGAACCGGAAATGTTGTGCGGGCCATGCCTAATTCACCGGCCGAGATCGGGCTGGGTATGACCGCTTATAGTGCAAGTAAAACACTTTCAATGGAGCAGGTGCATAAAGCGGAGAATCTGCTTTCGACTACCGGTCGGACTGTTTTTTTTGAAAATGAAGGATTGCTGGACGCGGTTACAGCGCTCAGCGGAAGCGGACCGGCTTATTTCTTTTACCTGGTTAAATACATGATCGATGCCGGAAAACAAATGGGGTTTGACGAAGGAGTTTCGGCAATGCTGGTAAAGCAAACCATGCTTGGGGCGTTTCACCTGATAAATGTTGGTAACAAGTCGTTGGATGATATGATCAAAGCTGTTTCATCAAAGGGAGGGACAACCGAGGCTGCTTTTACTGTTTTCAATGACAATAGAGTGGGTGAAAACCTTGCACGGGGTATTCTGCGTGCCGAGCAGCGTGCAAAAGAGCTTTCTAAAAAGTAG